CTTTTACCCGGTTTGGCTGCACGGGCAGCGCGAATTTTATTAATTTCGTTTTCTAACAGTTCCACTAAATGCATATCATCCATAAGCAAGCCTCATCTGAGTGGTTGTTCATTAATAAATGCCAAAGTACTTCAATCCTTGAGTGGATTTATTTACCACGCAACAGCGAGCGTATCTATGATTTGTTTCTCATTTGTTACGCTATAATTAAAGTTTTTTGTTATTTGGAGTCAGATTCACATTTTTACCACTTTAGTGGTGGTTAAAAAATCATCAATCAAATAACGCAAACGATTAAATGATAAAAAACTGCTTGTTAAATTACTGTTGAGAAAATAGAGCTAATTTTTATTACTGTTTGTTTTTTGTTCAAACGCGCTTTTTTTAAATTTTTTATCTAAAAAATTATCCATTTTCAGTGTAACAGCCTTGATTCTCAAAGGATGAGATTCATTTGTAATGGATTACTCTATGTGGTGATATTTTATACTAGTATGTTGCGTGTTTTGTGGGTTTATGTTTCTTATTTGTGCGTCTAATGACTAATGAACTGTTAATATTAGGTGATTATATAGTAAAAAATAACATTTTTATGCATATGATTTGCTATTGATTTTTTCGCTTCGAGTCTGCATTATCCCGCCGTCAATCTATGTGCTGGATATTAATGAAAGGATTCATCTGCCTTAGGACAACTAAACGTACGTGCTTAACTTCCTACAATCGCCTTGTGCGAAGTACGTTTGATATGCTCAGATTTTTTACATCGGAGCACTAGTCAAAACTCTACGAGAGGTTCCTTGTGACAGATTTAATTAATTTATTGAACGACCTGCTTTGGGGGTCGATTCTTGTATATTTACTTGTTGGTGTTGGTATTTATTTCACCATACGTCTTGGTTTTATCCAAGTTCGCCATTTTGGGCACATGTTCTCTGTATTGAAGAACAGCCGCAAAGACGACAGCTCAGGCATCTCATCTTTTCAAGCGCTTTGTACAAGCCTAGCTGCACGTGTCGGTACTGGTAATATGGCTGGCGTTGCCGTTGCATTAACTGCAGGTGGCCCTGGTGCTATTTTTTGGATGTGGGTAACTGCAATGCTGGGCATGGCTACGGCATATGCTGAAAGTACGCTTGCTCAGTTATACAAAACTCGCGATAAGTCAGGCGCATTCCGTGGCGGTCCTGCTTACTATATGGAAAAAGGCTTAGGTATGCGTTGGATGGGGGTTATCTTCTCTATCTTTCTACTGATCGCATTTGGTCTTGTTTTCAACGCAGTTCAAGCAAACTCTATTACCAATGCGATTCACACTGCATTCCATATTGATGAGAAGTTCATCGGTATCGGTATCGTTATCCTAGCGGGGTTCGTTATCTTTGGCGGTATTCGTAAAATTGCTCGCACAGCAGAGATTATCGTTCCATTCATGGCGCTGGCTTATTTAGCTATCGCTCTGTTTGTGATGTTCTCTAACATTGAGAAATTACCAGACATTGTTGCTCTGATCATTAAGAGTGCTTTTGGTTTCCAACAAGCTGCCGCTGGTGGTGTGGGGTACGCCATTGCTCAAGCAATGATCAACGGTGTAAAACGTGGTTTGTTCTCAAACGAAGGTGGTATGGGTTCTGCGCCAAACGCGGCGGCAACAGCAACACCTTACCCTCCACACCCGGCCTCCCAAGGTTATGTACAGATGCTTGGTGTATTTACCGATACTATCGTTATCTGTTCAGCAACAGTGGCGATTATCTTGATGTCTGGTGAGTATGTGCCACACAGCGAAATCACAGGTATTGAACTGACTCAACGCGCATTAAGTGCACAAGTCGGTGGCTGGGGCGGAACCTTTATCGCATTGGCTATCTTCTTCTTTGCCTTTACTTCAATTATTGCAAACTACTCATATGCTGAAACGAACCTTATCTTCTTAGAGCAACGTAATAAGAAAGGATTGATTCTGTTCCGTATCATCTTTCTAGGTATGGTTATGTTTGGTTCATTGGCGAACTTACCAACGGTATGGTCAATGGCTGATGTTTCTATGGGACTAATGGCGATTGTTAACTTAGTTGCGATTATATTGTTGTCCGGAATCGTGGTTAAGCTGACCAAAGATTACAACCAGCAGTTAAAAGCAGGTAAATTGCCTACTTTCGATGTGAACGATTACCCAGAGCTAAAAGCACAGCTTGAAGAAGGTATTTGGGATCAAAATAAAAAAGCGTAGTTCTTTTTAGTATTACGTATCTTGCTATGATTGGTTAAGCCCATAGCAAAGATAGAAAAAGCCATGCAGACAGTGCATGGCTTTTTTTACAGCCAACATATCTAAATAGTTGTTTGATATAGGTAACAGTATCTATGTTTTTATTTGATTAACTTAGATTGATAGTCTAACTTTAATTTAGATTATTTGATTGGGTATTGTATGGAACACTTTTACCACCTTGTAGCAACAAGTAGATCAATAGAAATTGGTGATATTGAGTTAGGTGCTTCACCGGACTCATTAGACTTCACTGTGAATAAACCTATGCGCTTTGACGGCATTAATCTGTTGTTTTCCTCTTGCGGTGAGCCAGAGTTCTATGCCAATGCGTTTATTATGAGTCGTCGCATTGTCGAAGGGGTTAAAGATACGAAGCCAACTTCGTATGCTCTGCTTCGCTTTTTTCGTTTTTTAGGGAAGAACAACCTCAATTGGAATGATGAAAATAAAGAGCTTGAGCGTTATCCCATTTATCTCTTCAGAAACTATTTAGATAAACAGATTGCTAAAGGAAACATGCGCCGAAGTGTTGGGGCATCGACTTTATCTGTTATTCGAAGATTCTATTTATTTTGCTTGCGCCACGGTTATGTGGAAAATCTTCCATTTGAGGTGCATGGTCATAATAAATACGGTCAAATGCTGACGGACATCACCATTAAGAGTCCTAAGCAAGAGACCGACCTTACCCCTATGAATGACTTGGACATCAAGCATATTCGAGATAACTGGCATCGAGCAGGAATTTCAGGCGAGTTTCGGTTGTTGGTAGCGACTGCAATTAATTCTGGTCTAAGAGCGATTGAGGTTGCTGATATAAAACCTCGCCACTTCAAAGTTCCCGAGGGCTTTAAGGGTAAAACTTACACAGATATCAATATTGGCCCTTCTCATGGTTGTTATACCAAATACAGTAAAGACCGCACGATTTCGATGCCTATTTGGTTAATGGAGCAAGTAACTCAATACTGTGAAAGTGAGCGGTACAAGGAGCGTAAACGGCTCTACTTTTTCAATACAGGTGATGAAGATGCGCCCGTATTTATCACAAAGGAAGGGAATCGTTTCAAAGAACAGGGGCAACGGTCAAATTCCATTGATACGCTTTGGGGGCGGTTAAGAAATGCGATTAAGGAAAACTGTAACCCTCACTTCGACCACGATTTCCATGATACGAGAGCGACCTATGCGGCTAATAAGCTCGACCTCTTGCTCAATATACCTGAATTGAGCACGACACAGGCACTGAAACTACTGAAAGATGAACTTGGACATAAGGACTTATCTGTGACCATGCGTTATTTAACGCATTGGGAAGGCAACCCAACCAAGAACCAAGTGCCTGAGTTAATGATGGCATTATTGGAAGAGGAACACATCATATGACGGAGAACTTTGACTCAGATAAGCCTGATAATGTTCGTACCTATCGCTCTATTCCGAACGATGAAATGCAATCAGACAACCCACTGTCCAAAATTCATCAATGGAAATATATCTGGGTAGCAGGTTCTGGAGTGAACTACACATGTGACTTCAAAGATTGGCTGCAATATAGCACTAAGGGGCATGTTTCTCTGCTGATTTCTAAGTTTGAACAATCAGGTTGGGCAGAGGCGACTAAGGTAACTAACTTTAAGTTTATTGGTGATATTTTAAAGCATAACTTCAACAGCCAATCCCAACAGAAGGCGAACAAGGCTGAGTTCTCAGCAGAAACGTGTGTGAACTATATTCAGGCTTCATGGCTGTCTCAAAGAACAACAGGTGTCGGACTGCATGGCAAGCCGATAAAAGCCAGCACTTTGGGATGGCGAGCTTCAAGCTTTAACTCAATCCTAAAGAAGTTTGGTTTTGGTCAAATTCCTAAAGCGGCTCGAAACCT
This DNA window, taken from Vibrio nitrifigilis, encodes the following:
- a CDS encoding alanine/glycine:cation symporter family protein; translated protein: MTDLINLLNDLLWGSILVYLLVGVGIYFTIRLGFIQVRHFGHMFSVLKNSRKDDSSGISSFQALCTSLAARVGTGNMAGVAVALTAGGPGAIFWMWVTAMLGMATAYAESTLAQLYKTRDKSGAFRGGPAYYMEKGLGMRWMGVIFSIFLLIAFGLVFNAVQANSITNAIHTAFHIDEKFIGIGIVILAGFVIFGGIRKIARTAEIIVPFMALAYLAIALFVMFSNIEKLPDIVALIIKSAFGFQQAAAGGVGYAIAQAMINGVKRGLFSNEGGMGSAPNAAATATPYPPHPASQGYVQMLGVFTDTIVICSATVAIILMSGEYVPHSEITGIELTQRALSAQVGGWGGTFIALAIFFFAFTSIIANYSYAETNLIFLEQRNKKGLILFRIIFLGMVMFGSLANLPTVWSMADVSMGLMAIVNLVAIILLSGIVVKLTKDYNQQLKAGKLPTFDVNDYPELKAQLEEGIWDQNKKA
- a CDS encoding site-specific integrase, translating into MEHFYHLVATSRSIEIGDIELGASPDSLDFTVNKPMRFDGINLLFSSCGEPEFYANAFIMSRRIVEGVKDTKPTSYALLRFFRFLGKNNLNWNDENKELERYPIYLFRNYLDKQIAKGNMRRSVGASTLSVIRRFYLFCLRHGYVENLPFEVHGHNKYGQMLTDITIKSPKQETDLTPMNDLDIKHIRDNWHRAGISGEFRLLVATAINSGLRAIEVADIKPRHFKVPEGFKGKTYTDINIGPSHGCYTKYSKDRTISMPIWLMEQVTQYCESERYKERKRLYFFNTGDEDAPVFITKEGNRFKEQGQRSNSIDTLWGRLRNAIKENCNPHFDHDFHDTRATYAANKLDLLLNIPELSTTQALKLLKDELGHKDLSVTMRYLTHWEGNPTKNQVPELMMALLEEEHII